A DNA window from Hydractinia symbiolongicarpus strain clone_291-10 chromosome 6, HSymV2.1, whole genome shotgun sequence contains the following coding sequences:
- the LOC130647799 gene encoding uncharacterized protein LOC130647799, with protein MGNGCVHSVETKKIEIEIPLKATDIIHLKLSWGKIKPKWNEISKIAFKRWFGTYPEIWSMFSTTARNVDDLLESPSIMNHSKKFEELFEIVIYNLHKREKLVESLIEYGKFHHSFGAQQRFATTLATGLKFAVFSYLQNDHNQDDCKTQEAWDSLFSFLSGLLKLGMRKAIEEEKADGRDPKQSTSQKTIFEEFSV; from the exons ATGGGTAACGGTTGTGTTCACAGTGTGGAGACGAAGAAAATCGAAATTGAGATCCCATTAAAAGCAACTGATATTATCCATTTGAAACTATCGTGGGGCAAAATCAAGCCGAAATGGAACGAAATAAgtaaaattgcttttaaaag ATGGTTTGGAACATATCCTGAAATATGGAGTATGTTTAGCACTACTGCAAGAAACGTGGACGATTTGCTGGAATCGCCGTCCATTATGAATCATTCGAAGAAATTTGAAGAATTATTTGAGATTGTCATTTATAATTTGCATAAACGCGAAAAACTTGTCGAATCGTTGATTGAATATGGTAAATTTCACCATTCCTTTGGCGCACAGCAAAGATTCGCTACT ACCTTAGCTACAGGTCTGAAGTTTGCTGTGTTCTCGTATTTGCAAAATGATCATAATCAGGATGATTGCAAAACACAAGAAGCGTGGGACAGTCTATTCAGCTTTTTGTCTGGGTTGCTGAAATTAGGTATGCGAAAAGCGATTGAAGAAGAGAAAGCAGATGGAAGAGATCCGAAACAATCAACTAgtcaaaaaacaatatttgaaGAATTTTCTGTTTGA